A portion of the Clostridium gelidum genome contains these proteins:
- a CDS encoding ABC transporter permease: MEKSSNENSLMNESTIKKPKKQKKSWKSTWAQMKKHYQIYFLLLPTLIYVFIYNYIPMYGVQIAFRDYSPKKGIIDSAWVGLKYFAKFFESYRFEQLLSNTLILSLMTLIISFPIPIIIALMLNQVKSKKYASFVQTVLYAPNFITVVVLVGMMSVLLSPSTGIVNLIIQRFGGNPVHFMGEQGWFRWLYVLSGVWQTTGFNAIIYLGALAGVPTELYEAAKIDGASRFKTIINVDLPCIKPMIITMFILAVGGLMNVGFEKVLIMQNDLNRSVADVIPTYVYDIGITQAQYSYSTAIGLFNTVINAILLVLANIFSKKATGEGIW; the protein is encoded by the coding sequence ATGGAGAAATCATCAAATGAAAACTCATTAATGAATGAATCAACTATAAAAAAGCCCAAAAAACAAAAAAAATCATGGAAATCAACATGGGCGCAGATGAAAAAACATTATCAAATATATTTTCTTTTATTACCAACATTGATTTACGTATTTATCTATAATTACATACCTATGTATGGAGTTCAAATAGCATTTAGAGATTATAGTCCTAAGAAAGGAATAATAGATAGTGCATGGGTTGGACTAAAGTATTTCGCGAAATTTTTTGAGTCTTATAGATTTGAACAATTATTAAGTAATACTTTAATACTAAGTCTGATGACACTAATAATTTCATTTCCAATTCCAATAATAATAGCATTAATGCTAAATCAGGTGAAATCAAAAAAATATGCAAGTTTTGTACAAACAGTATTATACGCACCAAATTTTATTACAGTTGTAGTATTAGTTGGTATGATGTCGGTATTGTTATCTCCAAGTACTGGTATTGTAAATTTAATTATTCAAAGATTTGGAGGAAATCCAGTTCACTTTATGGGTGAACAAGGCTGGTTTAGGTGGTTATACGTATTATCAGGTGTTTGGCAAACAACAGGGTTTAACGCAATAATCTATTTAGGTGCATTAGCAGGTGTTCCTACAGAATTATATGAAGCAGCAAAAATTGATGGAGCATCAAGATTCAAAACTATTATAAATGTAGATTTACCTTGTATAAAGCCAATGATTATTACAATGTTTATTTTAGCAGTAGGAGGTCTTATGAATGTAGGGTTTGAAAAAGTTCTTATAATGCAAAATGATTTAAATCGTAGTGTAGCGGATGTTATTCCAACGTATGTTTATGATATTGGTATTACACAAGCTCAGTATAGTTATTCAACTGCTATTGGTTTATTTAATACTGTTATTAATGCTATTTTATTAGTCTTAGCTAATATATTCTCTAAGAAAGCAACGGGGGAAGGAATATGGTAA
- a CDS encoding type 2 periplasmic-binding domain-containing protein has translation MKLKKIMVLTLTCTLVATSILTGCGKTADKGGAANNSLESKTFHATGYPIVDEAITLKLTAPKTAIAPDFGEMKIMQDLAKKCNINIEWNNIPEADYVTKKNLLVASGDLPDGFWNSKFTDSDLVTYGDDGTIIPLGDLIEKYMPNLSAEMKKDPTIKSKLTAPDGKIYSLPSIEQMGLVKAPFFTAINTKWLQKLGLSTPTTPAEFKTVLEAFKTKDPNGNGVQDEIPFSFMPNSFCADLGDLMAPFGMADNTQHRIVRDNKVIYTAVQDQYKDAINYFHSLYAEGLIDPESFTQDAPAYIAKGQNEQDKLGSFVWWEIPEVVGANRAKDFAILDPFKNAQGEKVTGRSNLDETNRAAFVITSANKNVAATLRFVDLMYAKDVSSQIQWGPVGDVFTKTDSGLLKWKDAPAGTTMGEYRQKVCPGGGSPAIITKDDFGTVVEMEPRAKERLDIIQSKFDPYMEKQSYPNVFFDKDELNTINTVETDILTYVNGKKAGWIKDGGIDQDWDSYKAELNKMGLDKLMKVYQDGLDRYNKTAK, from the coding sequence ATGAAACTAAAAAAAATAATGGTACTAACATTAACATGTACATTAGTAGCAACGTCAATACTTACTGGTTGCGGAAAAACTGCAGATAAGGGTGGAGCAGCAAATAACTCACTAGAAAGTAAAACTTTCCATGCTACAGGATATCCAATTGTAGATGAAGCAATAACTTTAAAATTGACAGCACCCAAAACAGCGATTGCTCCTGATTTTGGAGAAATGAAAATAATGCAAGACTTGGCTAAGAAATGTAATATTAATATCGAGTGGAATAATATACCTGAAGCTGATTATGTAACAAAAAAGAATTTATTAGTTGCAAGTGGTGATTTACCAGATGGTTTTTGGAATAGTAAATTTACTGATTCCGATTTAGTAACTTATGGTGATGACGGTACAATTATTCCTCTTGGAGATTTAATAGAAAAATACATGCCAAATTTATCTGCTGAAATGAAAAAAGATCCAACAATTAAATCGAAGTTAACAGCTCCAGATGGTAAAATTTATTCATTACCATCAATTGAACAAATGGGATTAGTAAAAGCACCTTTCTTTACTGCTATTAATACTAAATGGCTTCAAAAATTAGGGTTAAGCACGCCAACTACTCCAGCAGAATTCAAAACTGTGCTTGAAGCTTTTAAAACAAAAGATCCAAATGGTAATGGTGTGCAGGATGAAATTCCATTTAGCTTTATGCCTAATTCTTTTTGTGCAGATCTTGGAGATTTAATGGCACCTTTTGGAATGGCTGATAACACTCAACATAGAATAGTAAGAGATAATAAGGTGATTTATACTGCCGTTCAAGATCAATATAAAGACGCAATTAATTATTTTCATAGCTTATATGCAGAAGGATTAATTGATCCTGAATCATTCACACAAGATGCACCAGCATATATTGCAAAAGGACAAAATGAACAAGATAAATTAGGAAGTTTTGTTTGGTGGGAAATTCCAGAAGTTGTTGGTGCAAATAGAGCAAAAGATTTTGCAATACTAGATCCATTTAAAAATGCACAAGGAGAAAAAGTAACTGGAAGAAGTAATCTAGATGAAACTAATAGAGCGGCATTTGTTATTACATCAGCAAACAAAAATGTTGCAGCAACTTTACGTTTTGTTGATTTAATGTATGCTAAAGACGTAAGCTCACAAATACAATGGGGACCAGTCGGCGATGTATTTACAAAGACAGATAGTGGACTTCTTAAATGGAAAGATGCTCCAGCAGGTACTACAATGGGTGAATATAGACAAAAAGTATGTCCAGGTGGTGGTAGCCCAGCTATCATAACAAAAGATGATTTTGGTACTGTTGTAGAAATGGAACCACGTGCAAAGGAAAGATTAGATATTATTCAATCTAAATTCGATCCTTATATGGAAAAACAATCTTATCCAAATGTATTCTTTGATAAGGATGAATTAAATACTATAAATACAGTTGAAACTGATATTTTAACTTACGTTAATGGTAAAAAAGCTGGTTGGATTAAAGATGGTGGTATTGATCAAGATTGGGATAGTTATAAAGCAGAATTAAATAAAATGGGACTAGACAAGTTAATGAAGGTTTATCAAGATGGTTTAGACAGATATAATAAAACTGCAAAATAA
- a CDS encoding GNAT family N-acetyltransferase, whose amino-acid sequence MESKNISIRKFKSIDSSKLCEIIKRNLIEINSKDYPKEIIDGMCSRFVPENMIENAKKRDIYVAELNGELIGTASLENNIIYGVFVDVNYHGCGVGKKLMSIIEDNAKENSVNLVQVPSSITSQNFYYKLGYNYVKEVETPDSGRCIIVEKTL is encoded by the coding sequence ATGGAATCTAAAAATATTAGTATTAGAAAATTTAAAAGTATTGATAGTTCAAAACTATGCGAAATAATAAAAAGAAACTTAATTGAAATAAATAGCAAAGACTATCCTAAGGAAATTATTGATGGTATGTGTAGCCGATTTGTACCTGAGAATATGATAGAAAATGCTAAAAAACGTGATATTTATGTTGCCGAATTAAATGGCGAATTAATTGGTACTGCTAGTTTGGAAAACAATATAATTTATGGAGTTTTTGTAGATGTCAATTATCATGGGTGTGGTGTAGGAAAAAAACTAATGTCTATTATAGAAGATAATGCTAAAGAAAATTCAGTTAACTTGGTACAAGTACCTTCGAGTATAACATCTCAGAACTTTTATTATAAGTTAGGATATAACTATGTTAAAGAAGTGGAAACTCCTGATTCGGGAAGATGTATTATAGTTGAAAAAACATTATAG
- the tnpA gene encoding IS66 family insertion sequence element accessory protein TnpA, translating to MNNNEKINWREIVATFSSYEGTLGTFCNANHITKSQFHYYKKKFKNEDNNLQFHAISMREEKVTTEVTVVPADRPNIIIEIGAAKIYVPANEIAILSKLLKDLITNV from the coding sequence ATGAATAATAATGAGAAGATAAATTGGAGAGAAATTGTTGCTACCTTTTCTTCTTACGAAGGAACGTTAGGAACTTTCTGCAATGCAAATCACATTACTAAAAGTCAATTTCATTACTATAAAAAGAAATTCAAGAATGAAGATAATAATTTACAGTTTCATGCAATTTCAATGAGAGAAGAAAAAGTAACAACTGAAGTCACCGTAGTTCCAGCTGATAGACCTAATATAATAATAGAAATAGGAGCCGCTAAAATATATGTACCGGCTAATGAAATAGCTATTTTGAGTAAGTTGCTTAAGGATTTGATTACAAATGTTTAA
- a CDS encoding glycosyltransferase family 2 protein, with protein sequence MCSFSIIIPVFNTEKYLKECIDSILNQSNKDFEIILIDDGSTDRSGEICDLYQKKEPRIKVIHQDNEGPSKARNYGLNIAAGKYVMFMDSDDYLSDTNIISDFVSIFEEHDCYIIYGTYKGFVDNEYKSCTYDIYPKILKVDNTQTKNLITEEVVQLLFDNGNYYSSPTIKIYKREYLESYGFRFKLNIYHEDEEW encoded by the coding sequence ATATGTAGTTTTAGTATAATAATTCCAGTTTTCAATACGGAAAAGTACTTAAAAGAATGTATAGATAGCATTTTAAATCAAAGTAACAAAGATTTTGAGATTATTTTGATTGATGATGGTTCTACCGACAGAAGTGGTGAAATATGTGATTTATATCAGAAGAAAGAACCAAGGATAAAGGTAATTCATCAAGATAATGAAGGGCCTTCAAAAGCACGTAATTATGGACTTAACATTGCAGCAGGTAAATATGTTATGTTTATGGACAGTGACGATTATCTCTCAGATACTAATATAATATCTGATTTTGTTAGCATATTTGAAGAACATGACTGTTATATTATATATGGCACGTACAAAGGTTTTGTAGATAATGAATATAAATCCTGCACATATGACATATATCCTAAAATATTAAAAGTAGATAACACACAAACAAAAAACTTAATCACAGAAGAAGTTGTACAATTGTTATTTGATAATGGAAACTACTATTCTTCCCCAACTATTAAAATCTATAAAAGAGAATACTTGGAGAGTTATGGATTTAGATTTAAATTGAATATATATCATGAGGATGAAGAATGGTAA
- the gtfA gene encoding sucrose phosphorylase, whose translation MKKNKIKNEIMLITYADSLGENLTDLKEVLDEHYGGAIGGVHILPFFPSSGDRGFAPMRYDIVDEAFGTMEDVKEISKTNYLMYDFMVNHISRQSEFFKNFEEKKDASKYSDFFIRYKDFWENVEPTEEEVDAIYKRKPKAPCYEVEFKDGTKENVWCTFGDEQIDLNMDSKVAREFIKETLISMCKNGASIIRLDAFAYAIKQPGTSCFFIEPEMWDLLYEIQEIVNEYGVEILPEIHEHYTIQHKIAEKGFWIYDFALPVLVLHSLYSGKGENLKKWLDMSPMKQFTTLDTHDGIGIVDVKDLMTDEEIDETKEAMFTKGANVNKIYNTAAYNNLDIYQVNCTYYSALGNNDKAYLLARAIQFFAPGIPQVYYVGMLAGENDIELIEETKNGRDINRHYYSKEEIKKNFEDRKIVKDIRDLMKLRNSNAAFGLDGECITEVNGNELIITRKCGEHTAILKANLKTHDFTIEV comes from the coding sequence ATGAAGAAAAATAAAATTAAAAATGAAATTATGCTTATAACTTATGCAGATAGCTTAGGTGAAAATTTAACAGATTTAAAAGAAGTTTTAGATGAGCATTATGGAGGGGCTATCGGAGGTGTTCATATTCTTCCATTCTTCCCGTCATCAGGAGATAGAGGATTTGCACCAATGCGATATGACATAGTAGATGAAGCTTTTGGAACTATGGAAGATGTAAAAGAAATAAGCAAGACAAATTACTTAATGTATGATTTTATGGTAAATCATATTTCGAGGCAATCTGAATTTTTTAAAAATTTTGAAGAAAAGAAAGATGCATCAAAGTATAGTGATTTCTTTATAAGATATAAAGATTTTTGGGAAAATGTTGAACCAACTGAAGAAGAAGTAGATGCGATTTATAAGAGAAAACCAAAAGCACCATGTTATGAAGTTGAATTTAAAGATGGAACTAAAGAAAACGTTTGGTGTACATTTGGAGATGAACAAATCGATTTAAACATGGATTCAAAAGTGGCAAGAGAATTCATTAAAGAAACATTAATATCAATGTGTAAAAATGGTGCTTCAATTATCCGCTTAGATGCATTTGCATATGCAATAAAACAACCTGGAACTAGTTGTTTCTTTATTGAACCAGAAATGTGGGATTTACTTTATGAAATTCAAGAGATAGTAAATGAATATGGTGTTGAGATCTTACCAGAAATTCACGAACATTATACAATACAACATAAAATTGCTGAAAAAGGATTTTGGATTTATGATTTTGCACTACCAGTTTTAGTTTTACATTCACTATATTCAGGTAAAGGTGAAAATCTAAAAAAATGGCTTGATATGAGTCCAATGAAGCAATTTACTACATTAGATACACACGATGGTATTGGTATTGTTGATGTAAAAGATTTAATGACTGATGAAGAAATTGATGAAACAAAAGAAGCTATGTTTACAAAAGGTGCAAATGTTAATAAGATATACAATACAGCAGCATATAACAATTTAGATATATATCAAGTGAATTGTACTTATTATTCGGCACTGGGAAATAACGATAAGGCCTATTTATTAGCTCGTGCAATTCAATTTTTTGCTCCTGGAATACCACAAGTTTATTATGTAGGAATGCTTGCAGGGGAAAATGATATTGAATTAATAGAAGAAACTAAAAATGGTAGAGACATTAATCGTCACTATTATTCAAAAGAAGAGATTAAGAAAAACTTTGAAGATAGAAAGATTGTAAAGGATATTAGAGATTTAATGAAATTACGTAATTCTAATGCAGCATTTGGATTAGATGGGGAATGCATTACAGAAGTTAATGGTAATGAACTTATAATAACTAGAAAGTGTGGAGAACATACAGCAATATTAAAAGCTAATTTAAAAACTCATGATTTTACTATTGAAGTATAA
- a CDS encoding multinuclear nonheme iron-dependent oxidase, translated as MSTAKGMTVIMYIGCNWSKALEILIERDAVKVDYIKAGAYGTFNEQFARMRSLRPILLHGLGNFECTGMNNIEIVDFELANKLIRDCSSPHYGLHFTLKNSEIYPGITEENIYEKMCENIQIFKNNLPVPLLLENIPDTPEDRVVYDYYPYFKPEQINRLIADNNVSFLIDITHAKISALYHGFDVYDYIAQLPLDRIVEIHVNGYGYDKDGFPADTHESMKDEDYKLLEWVLNHSNPDIVSLEYVGTISEDDETIICLLQKQLNQLQSICNPTR; from the coding sequence TTGAGCACAGCGAAAGGAATGACAGTTATTATGTATATTGGGTGCAATTGGTCAAAAGCATTGGAAATTCTTATTGAAAGAGATGCTGTTAAAGTAGATTATATTAAAGCAGGGGCTTATGGAACATTCAATGAACAGTTTGCTAGAATGCGATCATTACGTCCAATTCTACTTCATGGGTTAGGAAACTTTGAATGTACTGGAATGAATAATATAGAAATAGTTGATTTTGAGTTAGCAAATAAATTAATTAGAGATTGTAGTTCTCCTCATTATGGATTACACTTTACTCTTAAGAATTCTGAGATATATCCAGGAATAACAGAAGAAAATATATATGAGAAAATGTGTGAAAACATTCAGATATTTAAAAATAACCTGCCTGTTCCATTGCTACTTGAAAATATTCCAGATACACCAGAAGATCGAGTAGTATATGATTACTATCCTTATTTTAAGCCAGAACAAATTAACAGATTGATTGCAGATAACAATGTATCTTTTTTGATTGATATAACACATGCAAAGATTAGTGCACTATATCATGGTTTTGATGTTTATGATTATATTGCACAATTACCCCTTGATCGAATTGTAGAAATTCATGTAAATGGTTATGGCTATGATAAAGATGGTTTTCCAGCAGATACACATGAATCTATGAAGGATGAAGATTATAAATTGTTAGAATGGGTACTTAATCATTCTAATCCAGATATTGTTTCACTAGAGTATGTTGGAACAATATCTGAAGATGACGAGACAATTATTTGCTTGTTGCAAAAGCAATTAAACCAATTACAAAGCATTTGTAATCCAACTCGATAG
- the tnpB gene encoding IS66 family insertion sequence element accessory protein TnpB (TnpB, as the term is used for proteins encoded by IS66 family insertion elements, is considered an accessory protein, since TnpC, encoded by a neighboring gene, is a DDE family transposase.): MFNLNKVNTVYLACGITDLRKSIDGLVVIVQTQLKLDPFEKALFVFCNRQMNKIKILHFDEGFWLYYFRLENSKLKWPMTPDEALKINKEELKWLLMGYEVRTKSKFKPIEVRNSF; the protein is encoded by the coding sequence ATGTTTAATCTTAATAAAGTTAATACAGTTTATCTTGCATGTGGAATAACAGATTTGAGAAAAAGTATTGATGGACTAGTAGTGATTGTGCAAACGCAGCTAAAGTTGGATCCGTTTGAAAAAGCCTTGTTTGTTTTTTGCAATAGGCAAATGAATAAAATTAAGATACTTCACTTTGATGAAGGATTCTGGCTGTACTATTTCCGACTTGAAAATAGTAAATTGAAATGGCCGATGACTCCAGACGAAGCTCTTAAAATCAACAAAGAGGAATTGAAATGGTTGCTTATGGGATATGAAGTTAGAACTAAGTCTAAATTTAAGCCAATTGAAGTAAGAAATAGCTTTTAA
- a CDS encoding LacI family DNA-binding transcriptional regulator produces MAATMKDVAKEAGVALGTVSKVINNIQVGEEYKIKVEDAIKKLGYEVDVYARGMKKQKTDTIALIIPNLLNPFFASFAYYLEFELSKYNYKLLLCNSDGHAGKEVHYINMAKQNKVDGIVGITYSDIDQEVSNNCKFVSIDRHFSNSDIPYVSSDNYKGGETAAKKLIETGCKNLAFIRTGSNIYGETYKRKLGFIDTCEKNGINYTLLELIEPHENVEDVCSKFLEENMSNGKLLIDGIFFSTDTLALRVKKVIESYGFLIPEDVSIIGYDGIKLIEELGYFVSSIRQPVDLMAKKCVEIMISLINKETAAEISYLPITFVDGGTTK; encoded by the coding sequence ATGGCAGCAACAATGAAAGATGTAGCAAAAGAAGCAGGAGTAGCACTGGGAACAGTATCAAAAGTTATAAATAATATTCAAGTTGGTGAAGAATATAAAATAAAAGTAGAAGACGCAATTAAGAAATTAGGCTATGAAGTAGATGTATATGCACGTGGAATGAAAAAACAAAAAACAGATACAATTGCACTTATTATTCCTAATTTATTAAACCCATTTTTTGCTTCGTTTGCATATTATTTAGAATTTGAACTAAGTAAATACAACTATAAATTATTATTATGTAATTCAGATGGTCATGCAGGAAAAGAAGTACACTATATTAATATGGCGAAGCAAAATAAGGTAGATGGAATTGTTGGAATAACTTATAGTGATATTGATCAAGAAGTATCTAATAATTGCAAATTTGTTTCTATTGATAGACATTTTAGCAATTCTGATATTCCTTATGTTTCTTCTGATAATTATAAAGGAGGAGAAACCGCAGCAAAGAAATTAATAGAAACGGGTTGCAAAAATCTTGCTTTTATTCGTACAGGTTCTAATATATATGGGGAAACTTACAAAAGAAAACTTGGATTTATTGATACCTGTGAAAAGAACGGAATTAATTATACGTTATTAGAATTAATAGAGCCACATGAGAATGTAGAAGATGTTTGTTCAAAGTTCTTAGAGGAAAACATGTCTAATGGAAAATTATTAATTGATGGTATATTTTTTAGTACTGATACTCTTGCACTAAGAGTTAAAAAAGTAATTGAATCTTATGGATTTCTTATTCCAGAGGATGTAAGTATAATTGGATATGATGGTATTAAATTAATTGAGGAACTTGGATATTTTGTTTCAAGTATTCGTCAACCTGTTGATTTAATGGCAAAGAAGTGTGTTGAAATAATGATATCATTGATAAATAAAGAAACTGCAGCTGAAATTTCATATTTACCAATTACTTTTGTAGATGGCGGAACTACTAAATAA
- a CDS encoding phosphotransferase: MINTKNSILDEIKETIERMFSIRVTEYTEINKGLLNLKWKFITDNGTLFIKQYNSERYPTSKEKRLNTALIFQKKLSEKDIRCPHILTFKGDVILRTKKNVRFIITEYCDGNLINAGKINCNQAHDLGIEIAKMHSLINNPIDEKAIPTWVVPSKEQLIAEWYENWMLTKDRNTADINGFLKLQREIFENLDINIFEGCKLGWAHSDLWCDNILFHLNSLSAILDFDRLQYIYPELDISRAILSFTLDNNCLRMDVVNAFIDGYNQIGNISADDIIRSLKLLYCLESFWWLRSDSFNSEGPPKRFADEMVWLSVNWINLDEILKAKS, encoded by the coding sequence ATGATAAATACAAAAAATAGCATATTGGATGAAATAAAAGAAACAATAGAAAGAATGTTTTCAATAAGAGTTACTGAGTATACGGAAATTAATAAGGGATTATTAAATTTAAAGTGGAAGTTTATAACAGATAATGGAACACTTTTTATTAAGCAGTATAACTCGGAGAGATACCCAACTTCAAAAGAAAAACGTTTAAACACAGCTCTCATATTTCAAAAGAAATTAAGTGAGAAAGATATACGGTGTCCGCATATTTTAACATTTAAAGGAGATGTAATATTAAGAACAAAGAAAAATGTGAGATTTATTATAACTGAATACTGTGATGGCAACCTTATTAATGCTGGAAAAATTAATTGTAACCAAGCTCATGATTTAGGTATTGAAATTGCAAAAATGCATAGTTTAATCAATAACCCAATTGATGAAAAAGCAATTCCAACATGGGTTGTACCATCAAAAGAACAATTGATAGCTGAATGGTATGAGAATTGGATGTTAACTAAAGATAGAAATACAGCAGATATTAACGGTTTCCTTAAACTTCAAAGAGAAATATTTGAAAACCTAGATATAAATATTTTTGAAGGATGCAAACTAGGCTGGGCGCATTCAGATTTATGGTGTGATAATATATTGTTTCATCTTAATTCCCTTTCAGCGATCTTAGACTTTGATAGATTACAATATATCTATCCCGAATTGGATATATCAAGAGCAATACTTTCCTTTACATTAGATAATAACTGTCTAAGGATGGATGTAGTAAATGCTTTTATAGATGGTTACAATCAGATTGGAAATATTTCTGCCGATGATATAATTCGTTCATTAAAACTGTTATATTGTTTAGAGAGCTTTTGGTGGCTTAGGAGCGATAGTTTTAACAGCGAAGGTCCACCGAAAAGATTTGCAGACGAAATGGTGTGGTTATCAGTTAATTGGATAAATTTAGACGAAATATTGAAGGCTAAGAGCTGA
- a CDS encoding carbohydrate ABC transporter permease, protein MVKNQMKTNNKVKDSLGDRIFGIGNILILTVAALLVIYPLYFVVIASFSDPVAVQSGEVLFTPKGFTLDGYVAILHNKAIISGYANSLFCVVFGTGINLFFTITCAYGLSKKTLPFKNGIMFFLMFTMFFGGGMIPTYLLVKNLGLLNSLWSLILTDALSIMNVIIVRTYFQTSIPNELYEAALIDGCSDIKAFIKIALPLAKPIIAIMALFYGVGQWNQLFKGIIYIQNQEVYPLQLVLRNILIQNSSGASMGDSASFLAQQRMAELIKYGAIIVGSLPPLLVYPLVQKHFKKGVMVGSVKG, encoded by the coding sequence ATGGTAAAAAATCAAATGAAAACTAATAATAAAGTAAAAGATAGTTTAGGAGATAGAATTTTTGGTATTGGAAATATTTTAATTTTGACTGTTGCAGCATTACTAGTGATTTATCCATTATATTTTGTTGTAATTGCTTCTTTCAGTGATCCAGTTGCTGTACAATCTGGTGAAGTTTTATTTACGCCAAAAGGATTTACATTAGATGGATATGTAGCTATCTTGCATAATAAAGCAATTATAAGTGGATATGCAAATTCACTATTCTGCGTAGTTTTTGGAACAGGTATCAATTTATTCTTTACTATTACGTGTGCCTATGGACTTTCAAAAAAAACTTTACCCTTTAAAAATGGCATAATGTTTTTCTTAATGTTTACTATGTTTTTTGGTGGTGGTATGATACCAACTTATTTATTAGTAAAGAATTTAGGTTTACTTAATAGTTTATGGTCATTAATACTTACAGATGCACTTTCTATTATGAACGTGATAATTGTAAGAACGTATTTTCAAACAAGTATACCAAATGAACTTTATGAAGCAGCATTAATTGATGGATGTTCTGATATTAAAGCATTTATAAAGATCGCATTGCCACTTGCAAAACCAATTATTGCAATCATGGCATTATTCTATGGTGTTGGACAGTGGAATCAGCTATTTAAAGGGATTATTTATATTCAAAATCAAGAAGTGTATCCGCTACAACTAGTGTTAAGAAATATATTAATACAAAATAGCTCAGGTGCTTCAATGGGTGACTCAGCATCATTTTTAGCACAGCAAAGAATGGCAGAACTAATTAAATATGGAGCAATTATTGTAGGAAGTTTACCACCACTACTTGTTTATCCATTAGTTCAAAAGCACTTTAAAAAGGGTGTTATGGTAGGTTCTGTAAAAGGATAA